Proteins encoded within one genomic window of Glandiceps talaboti chromosome 3, keGlaTala1.1, whole genome shotgun sequence:
- the LOC144433102 gene encoding cytochrome P450 2U1-like, which translates to MGYVDVTWIDGSIFTQDIEASGIYRFSGRGDSAFDPDMSLCLVAFNTVSELTQRKTYEEDDQEFIDFMDVNREIAKIFVEAGPLDFAKWLRLFVSSRLDRLKKAVSCHNKYMESRLRIRKRGLDRENPRDMIDMILIAQEDFQKTHTTDTSTEVFDDTVAAQTLLDVFRAGSETVVTATKWFLIEMMLHPEIQKKIHQEIDEVVGVDRRPVYADHNNLPYLKAAMYEAMRLHSIVPLSVFHRTLCTTSVNGCKIPDDTIIIPNHWAIDHDPDVFKDPNVYRPERFIDPNSGRCVSFNEMNFTPFGMGKRVCIGEMLAKVEYFLIAANLLHQFNVAVSTSHGKPSTEGELGLTYCPHPFKMTVKSRNVRK; encoded by the exons ATGGGTTACGTCGATGTCACTTGGATTGACGGATCTATTTTTACACAAGACATTGAGGCCAGTGGTATCT ATAGGTTTTCAGGAAGAGGAGACTCTGCCTTTGACCCTGATATGTCATTGTGTTTGGTTGCCTTCAATACTGTATCTGAGCTAACTCAAAGGAAGACCTATGAAGAAGACGACCAAGAATTTATTGACTTTATGGATGTGAATAGAGAGATCGCTAAAATATTTGTTGAAGCAGGTCCTCTTG ACTTTGCCAAATGGTTAAGGCTATTTGTTTCATCACGACTTGATAGGTTAAAGAAAGCAGTATCCTGTCACAATAAGTATATGGAAAGCAGGTTGAGAATACGTAAGAGAGGACTTGACAGAGAAAACCCACGTGATATGATTGACATGATTTTGATAGCCCAAGAAGACTTCCAGAAAACCCATACAACTGACACGTCGACAGAGGTCTTTGATGATACAGTTGCTGCTCAAACATTGCTTGACGTTTTTAGAGCAG GGTCTGAAACGGTGGTGACAGCCACAAAGTGGTTTTTGATAGAAATGATGCTGCACCCTGAAATACAGAAGAAAATCCACCAAGAAATCGATGAAGTCGTTGGTGTTGATCGTCGTCCAGTGTATGCTGATCACAACAATTTACCTTATCTAAAGGCTGCCATGTATGAAGCGATGCGTTTACACTCAATAGTACCTCTTAGTGTATTCCATCGTACACTGTGCACCACATCTGTCAATGGATGTAAAATCCCTGATGACACCATTATCATCCCAAATCATTGGGCGATAGATCACGACCCAGATGTTTTCAAAGATCCGAATGTTTACAGACCAGAGCGATTTATTGATCCTAACTCAGGTAGATGTGTCTCTTTTAATGAGATGAATTTTACACCATTTGGTATGGGTAAACGTGTATGCATTGGTGAAATGTTGGCAAAAGTGGAGTATTTCTTGATTGCTGCTAATTTACTTCATCAATTCAATGTAGCAGTGTCTACGAGCCATGGAAAGCCTTCCACGGAAGGTGAACTTGGTTTGACTTATTGTCCACACCCTTTCAAAATGACAGTTAAAAGTAGAAATGTACGCAAATAG